Proteins from a genomic interval of Ensifer canadensis:
- a CDS encoding NAD(P)/FAD-dependent oxidoreductase: protein MNRIVIVGAGECGARAAFALREKGHEGDITLIGAEPHLPYERPPLSKEGLAGQLEPKFVADAERYQAAGIQVLTDTPVETIDRDAKTVRLADGRQLSYDRLLLTTGARPRSLPGLSETSPLIRMLRTHTDAAAIRSKLAPGKVLAIIGGGFIGLELAATARKLGADVVLLEGLPRVLSRGVPEEIATVVAARHRLEGVDIRCNTKIAGIAEREEKVQIELADGEILVADLVVVGIGAVPNAALAEAAGLAIDNGIAVDKTLCTSDPDIFAAGDCCSYPLGHYGGRRIRLEAWRNAQEQGTLAAANLLGAAETIASVPWFWSDQYDLTLQIAGLADGAVMTVQRDLGDGAFILFHLDPSGRLISASGIGTGNAIARDIRLAEMLIATGKRLDPQALGSIDIKLKALLAA, encoded by the coding sequence GAGTGTGGTGCGAGGGCAGCTTTTGCGCTCAGGGAAAAGGGCCATGAGGGTGACATCACGCTGATTGGTGCCGAACCGCATCTGCCATACGAGCGGCCGCCACTCTCGAAGGAAGGTCTGGCTGGACAGCTTGAGCCCAAATTCGTTGCCGACGCCGAACGCTATCAGGCTGCCGGGATCCAGGTGCTCACCGATACGCCGGTGGAGACCATCGATCGCGATGCGAAAACAGTACGGCTCGCCGATGGGCGGCAGCTCTCCTACGACAGGTTGTTGCTGACCACTGGTGCGAGGCCAAGGTCATTGCCGGGCTTGTCAGAGACATCACCGCTTATCCGGATGCTTCGGACGCACACCGACGCCGCTGCCATCCGCTCAAAGCTCGCACCGGGCAAGGTGCTGGCCATTATCGGTGGCGGATTTATCGGCCTGGAACTCGCAGCGACCGCCCGCAAGCTCGGCGCAGATGTCGTTCTCCTCGAGGGCCTGCCACGGGTGCTTTCCCGCGGTGTGCCGGAAGAAATCGCCACCGTCGTTGCCGCACGGCATCGACTGGAAGGCGTCGATATCCGCTGCAATACCAAGATCGCCGGCATCGCGGAACGCGAGGAAAAGGTTCAAATCGAGCTTGCCGACGGAGAAATCCTTGTCGCCGACCTGGTCGTGGTCGGCATCGGAGCCGTGCCGAACGCCGCCTTGGCCGAGGCTGCCGGCCTTGCTATCGACAATGGCATCGCCGTCGATAAGACGCTTTGCACCTCAGACCCCGACATTTTCGCGGCCGGCGATTGCTGCTCCTATCCCCTCGGGCACTACGGTGGTCGACGCATAAGGCTTGAAGCCTGGCGAAACGCCCAGGAACAGGGAACACTTGCGGCCGCCAATCTGCTGGGTGCCGCCGAGACGATTGCGAGCGTGCCCTGGTTCTGGTCCGATCAATATGACCTGACCCTGCAGATCGCCGGCCTTGCCGATGGTGCTGTGATGACGGTGCAGCGGGACCTTGGCGATGGCGCCTTCATTCTCTTTCATCTTGACCCCAGCGGTCGACTGATCAGTGCGAGCGGTATCGGCACAGGAAACGCGATCGCTCGCGACATCCGCCTTGCCGAGATGCTGATTGCTACCGGGAAAAGGCTGGATCCGCAGGCGCTCGGCTCAATCGACATCAAGCTGAAGGCATTGCTCGCCGCTTGA
- a CDS encoding 3-methyl-2-oxobutanoate hydroxymethyltransferase, with translation MRNRRPTVADLLSMKGKRQLTMLRVETLDEAEAAEAAGIDLVSVPPALLGPEFREVAPTCFAFPGLEYGDLVTADEYIRAAFKALKAGGDAVYCAASLSTVRRMREEGIPVCGHVGLIPSKATWTGGFRAVGKTAASAIEIWRQVKALEGAGAFAAEIEVVPGEVAAAISAKTSMLMLSMGAGTGCDAQYLFSDDVLGANRGHVPRHAKIYRNFAAEHERLQRERVAAFAEFAEDVRSGAYPDKAHLVGIDQTELNAFLSDLERV, from the coding sequence ATGCGAAACCGTCGCCCGACCGTTGCCGATCTTCTTTCGATGAAAGGCAAGAGACAGTTGACGATGCTGCGGGTCGAAACGCTGGATGAGGCGGAGGCCGCTGAAGCGGCTGGCATCGACCTGGTCTCCGTGCCGCCGGCCTTGCTCGGGCCGGAGTTTCGCGAAGTGGCCCCAACCTGTTTTGCCTTTCCGGGTCTAGAATATGGCGATTTGGTCACGGCCGACGAGTATATCCGTGCCGCATTCAAGGCGCTCAAAGCGGGAGGCGACGCGGTTTACTGCGCGGCAAGCCTTTCTACCGTTCGCCGCATGCGTGAAGAGGGGATCCCGGTCTGCGGCCACGTCGGCCTCATCCCCTCCAAAGCCACCTGGACCGGCGGGTTTCGCGCCGTCGGCAAGACGGCGGCAAGCGCCATCGAGATCTGGCGCCAGGTAAAAGCGCTGGAAGGGGCAGGCGCCTTTGCCGCCGAGATCGAGGTGGTGCCGGGCGAGGTCGCCGCCGCGATCAGCGCGAAGACATCAATGCTCATGTTGTCGATGGGCGCCGGCACGGGCTGCGACGCCCAGTATCTTTTCAGCGATGACGTGCTCGGTGCCAATCGTGGCCACGTTCCCCGTCACGCAAAAATCTATCGCAACTTCGCCGCCGAGCATGAGCGACTGCAACGCGAGCGCGTCGCTGCCTTTGCGGAGTTTGCCGAAGACGTGCGGTCCGGCGCCTATCCCGACAAAGCCCATCTCGTCGGGATAGACCAAACGGAATTGAACGCGTTTCTGTCGGATCTTGAGCGGGTTTGA
- a CDS encoding sterol desaturase family protein: MNAFVQGTLTFLAILAVIYAATVLVYFALGYGITLLNDRNPERRIQKGRRGEKRKAVEIRQSMASILVTCTSVAIGLFAQYQGWTLFTPWAFSWWTAVPLFLLCMVLFDAWFYFAHRLLHTKLFYKYHLLHHRSVAPTVWSNDSIGLVDTALSQGYYAVIVLLVPFPPLILLAHRLFDQINGTFGHAGFEYFASPTARYPWPLLCTTYHDQHHAEFNYNYANYFSFWDRVLGTISPVYDRRVEMFEGEAPAISLKRSSQSTPAQEASSATPIGSSRATPQRHFL; the protein is encoded by the coding sequence TTGAACGCGTTCGTCCAGGGTACCCTGACTTTTCTCGCCATTCTTGCGGTCATCTACGCCGCGACGGTGCTCGTTTATTTTGCGCTCGGCTACGGCATCACCTTGCTCAATGATCGCAATCCGGAGCGGCGCATCCAGAAGGGACGCCGGGGGGAGAAGCGAAAGGCGGTTGAGATCCGTCAGAGCATGGCGTCGATCCTCGTGACCTGCACATCCGTCGCGATCGGTCTCTTTGCCCAGTATCAGGGCTGGACACTGTTCACGCCCTGGGCCTTCAGCTGGTGGACGGCGGTACCACTCTTCCTGCTCTGCATGGTGCTGTTCGACGCCTGGTTCTACTTCGCGCACCGGCTGCTGCACACCAAGCTGTTCTACAAATATCACCTGCTGCATCATCGAAGTGTCGCCCCGACCGTGTGGAGCAACGATTCGATCGGTCTCGTGGATACGGCCCTGTCGCAGGGCTATTACGCCGTCATTGTCCTCCTGGTGCCGTTTCCGCCGCTGATCCTGCTGGCGCACAGGCTGTTCGACCAGATCAACGGCACCTTCGGGCATGCGGGGTTCGAGTATTTTGCCTCGCCGACGGCGCGCTATCCGTGGCCGCTGTTGTGCACGACCTATCACGACCAGCATCACGCCGAATTCAATTACAACTACGCGAACTATTTCTCCTTCTGGGACCGCGTTCTCGGTACGATCTCGCCGGTCTATGACCGCCGGGTGGAGATGTTCGAAGGCGAGGCGCCGGCCATCAGTCTCAAGCGATCGTCGCAATCGACCCCGGCGCAAGAGGCGTCGTCGGCAACCCCGATCGGTAGTTCGCGGGCCACGCCGCAACGCCATTTTCTCTGA